One window of Drosophila busckii strain San Diego stock center, stock number 13000-0081.31 chromosome 3L, ASM1175060v1, whole genome shotgun sequence genomic DNA carries:
- the LOC108599184 gene encoding LOW QUALITY PROTEIN: T-box transcription factor TBX3 (The sequence of the model RefSeq protein was modified relative to this genomic sequence to represent the inferred CDS: inserted 1 base in 1 codon), with protein sequence MITMNELVDLRMQQHIAHEIYRQQIMQRIPDPFPPMLPIPMPRHVIMPPRVTLPGVEMTLQNDELWKQFHQIGTEMIITKSGRRMFPSMRLSLAGLEDETNYCVLLEMVPIGXCRYKFSGSQWVPAGGAEPQSPQRMYLHPDSPATGAHWQSQPILFNKVKLTNNTLDNSGHVVLASMHKYQPRLHVIRTADLAQIPWAPQQAFVFPETEFVAVTAYQNDRITKLKIDNNPFAKGFRETGQSRCKRKMSSSPTDDDQDLSQTHSQSSASLDMSPTKSTATAAAAAAAATTSTTASSSEQDGPQIKRLRSNGSACSLSSSLDGAEPATGANTLSSPPGAGAGATFMQHMQTLLRPSLVDLACTYFGRPVHEYNGAAAATHASHLYAPASILQAALPTLPALALPHSVSVPQMPDEATSDELELDVGCETTATTTTTTTTTQPQPAPIEAPAAKRKGFSISAILGGGS encoded by the exons ATGATAACCATGAACGAGCTCGTCGATCTGCGCATGCAGCAGCACATTGCGCACGAGATCTATCGCCAGCAGATCATGCAGCGTATACCAG ATCCGTTTCCACCCATGCTGCCCATACCAATGCCACGTCATGTGATCATGCCACCGCGTGTCACCTTGCCCGGCGTGGAGATGACGCTGCAGAACGACGAGTTATGGAAGCAGTTCCATCAGATTGGCACGGAAATGATCATTACCAAAAGCGGCAG ACGCATGTTTCCCTCGATGCGCCTGAGCCTCGCAGGCCTGGAGGACGAGACAAACTACTGCGTGCTGCTGGAAATGGTGCCCATTG GATGCCGCTACAAGTTCTCCGGCTCGCAATGGGTGCCCGCCGGTGGCGCCGAGCCGCAGAGTCCCCAGCGCATGTATCTGCATCCGGACAGCCCAGCCACAGGCGCTCACTGGCAATCGCAGCCCATACTGTTCAACAAGGTGAAGCTGACCAACAATACGCTGGACAATAGCGGCCAT GTCGTCCTGGCCAGCATGCACAAGTATCAGCCACGTTTGCATGTCATACGCACCGCTGATCTGGCGCAGATACCTTGGGCTCCGCAGCAGGCTTTTGTCTTTCCCGAAACGGAGTTTGTGGCCGTGACAGCGTATCAG AACGATCGCATCACGAAGCTGAAGATCGACAACAATCCGTTTGCGAAGGGCTTCCGCGAAACGGGACAATCGCGCTGCAAACGCAAAATGTCTTCATCGCCAACTGATGATGATCAAGATTTGAGCCAGACGCATTCACAGTCCTCTGCCTCGCTGGACATGTCGCCAACCAAATccacagcgacagcagcagcagccgcagcagcagcaacaacaagcacaacagcaagcagcagtgaACAGGATGGGCCGCAAATTAAGCGCCTGAGATCAAATGGTTCCGCTTGCTCCTTATCATCATCGCTGGATGGAGCTGAGCCTGCGACTGGCGCCAATACGCTAAGTTCGCCtcctggcgctggcgctggcgccaCATTTATGCAGCATATGCAAACCCTACTGCGTCCCTCCTTGGTCGACCTGGCCTGCACTTATTTTGGACGACCCGTGCATGAGTACaatggcgcagcagcagcgacgcatgCGTCGCACTTGTATGCGCCTGCTTCCATTTTGCAAGCTGCTTTGCCAACACTTCCGGCGCTGGCATTGCCACACAGCGTTTCCGTGCCTCAAATGCCAGATGAGGCAACCAGCGATGAACTAGAGCTTGATGTGGGCTGcgagacaacagcaacaacaacaacaacaacgacgacgacgcagccacagccagcgcCAATTGAAGCGCCTGCAGCCAAACGCAAGGGATTTAGTATATCCGCTATACTGGGCGGTGGCAGTTAG